A stretch of Candidatus Vicinibacter affinis DNA encodes these proteins:
- the corA gene encoding magnesium/cobalt transporter CorA — protein sequence MSKRKKTGLSPGTLIFERNQTLDEPIGQFISYNLSGMSELKVSDVWKFTPSKDQNLWVDVMGIHDSEYILKIGDAFNIHRLILEDIQELSQRTKIDSYENGVFSIVQNLKFDPSNKTINKEQISIFFAEHVLVSFQENPDDSFAIIRKRMGSEISRIRSKNSDYLFYALMDYLVDCYFLVTDAIDLEIANLEERIHQKPGEDIILDIFTIRGALLKFRKYIYPLRDEIGKLKRSETQFLQESNMIFFRDLEDHIIQIIEIIDNQRELLNGMKDLALNQTSLALNKDMKWLAAISTISIPILFMTGVYGMNFEFMPELKWKYGYLVWWITIAFFVVSLIVYFKRKRII from the coding sequence ATGTCCAAAAGAAAAAAGACAGGTTTGTCGCCCGGAACATTAATTTTTGAAAGAAATCAAACTTTAGATGAACCCATTGGACAATTTATTTCCTACAACTTAAGCGGAATGTCAGAATTAAAAGTTTCTGATGTTTGGAAATTCACCCCATCTAAAGATCAAAATTTATGGGTTGATGTTATGGGAATTCATGATTCAGAGTATATACTAAAAATTGGAGATGCTTTTAATATCCATCGTCTTATATTGGAAGATATCCAAGAACTTAGTCAACGAACAAAGATAGACTCTTATGAAAATGGAGTTTTTTCAATTGTCCAGAATCTAAAATTTGACCCCTCTAATAAGACGATCAATAAAGAACAAATTTCCATCTTTTTTGCAGAACATGTATTGGTAAGTTTTCAGGAAAATCCGGATGATAGTTTTGCCATTATTCGAAAAAGAATGGGCTCTGAGATTTCAAGAATAAGGAGCAAGAATTCTGACTACCTATTCTACGCATTGATGGATTATTTGGTAGATTGTTATTTTTTAGTAACTGATGCAATTGACCTGGAGATAGCAAATTTGGAAGAAAGGATTCATCAAAAACCTGGTGAAGATATAATTCTTGACATATTTACCATACGGGGAGCATTGCTGAAGTTCAGGAAGTATATATATCCGCTTAGAGATGAAATTGGTAAGTTAAAAAGGTCTGAAACACAATTTCTTCAAGAATCTAATATGATATTCTTCAGGGATCTTGAAGATCACATCATTCAAATAATCGAAATCATAGACAACCAAAGGGAACTGCTAAATGGTATGAAAGACCTCGCCCTCAATCAAACATCCCTGGCCTTAAATAAAGACATGAAATGGTTGGCAGCAATTTCTACCATTTCAATACCAATTCTATTCATGACGGGTGTCTATGGAATGAATTTTGAATTCATGCCAGAGTTAAAATGGAAATATGGATACTTGGTATGGTGGATAACTATAGCCTTCTTTGTAGTAAGCTTGATAGTTTACTTCAAACGAAAAAGAATCATATGA
- a CDS encoding TerC/Alx family metal homeostasis membrane protein, translating to MLIFWSYVIFLIVVVFFDYRLFAGSGDANGIKKAWHSILYWLVITLFTIGLIMIAYEKDWFQSYLSHDQSLSGWEAGSLFLSGYLVEQSLSLDNIFVMAFLLNYFKVPLLFRPGLLSIGIWTAILLRGVMIVIGLWLIQSISWLIYLLGFILIYSGIKIYYTSPEDQSDPNKSLLIKLIRRYLPVTKGYFGQRFIVRKMGKWALTPLLLTLVAIELTDILFALDSIPAIFAITTDPFLVLSSNILAIANMRSFFTILSRALEKLEFIHHALAILLIYIGIKILLENYVHISGSLNLLIILIVLLTGVVYSILRSSKAKSIKSVN from the coding sequence ATGCTGATCTTTTGGTCATATGTAATATTTTTGATTGTAGTTGTATTTTTCGATTACAGGCTTTTTGCAGGTTCTGGGGACGCGAACGGCATTAAAAAAGCCTGGCATTCTATTTTATATTGGTTAGTCATTACCCTTTTTACAATTGGGCTTATAATGATTGCATATGAAAAGGACTGGTTCCAGTCCTACCTATCTCATGATCAAAGTTTGAGTGGTTGGGAGGCAGGGAGTTTGTTCCTTTCAGGTTACCTTGTAGAACAGTCGTTGAGCCTTGATAATATATTTGTAATGGCTTTTCTTTTAAACTATTTTAAGGTGCCTTTACTCTTTCGCCCGGGATTACTAAGTATTGGAATCTGGACAGCTATTTTATTAAGGGGTGTCATGATTGTTATAGGACTTTGGTTAATCCAGTCTATCTCTTGGCTCATTTATCTATTAGGTTTTATATTAATTTATTCAGGCATTAAAATTTACTACACCTCACCTGAGGACCAATCTGATCCTAATAAAAGTTTGTTGATCAAATTGATCCGTCGTTATTTGCCTGTCACAAAAGGTTACTTTGGACAGAGATTTATCGTGAGGAAAATGGGGAAATGGGCATTGACACCACTTTTATTAACACTTGTGGCCATAGAATTAACAGATATTTTATTTGCACTTGATTCAATTCCGGCTATCTTTGCAATTACAACGGATCCCTTCCTGGTATTGTCCTCTAATATTCTAGCCATAGCGAATATGAGGTCATTTTTCACTATTCTTTCAAGAGCCCTTGAGAAATTGGAGTTTATACACCACGCGCTTGCAATTTTGCTGATTTACATAGGAATTAAGATACTCTTGGAAAATTATGTCCATATTTCCGGAAGTCTGAACTTGTTGATCATTTTGATTGTTTTATTAACAGGTGTGGTTTATTCCATTTTACGATCTTCAAAGGCAAAATCAATCAAAAGTGTTAATTAA
- a CDS encoding GNAT family N-acetyltransferase — translation MPNSKLSVREITAEDVDNIADYWLQSDPEYYCSMGCDLTKFPSRSEWKEMLINQLSMDYSHKKSYCIIWLLNGQAVGHCNVNKIEFGLEAYMHLHIWTQTERKKGYGEEFVKLSLPYFFKNLKLVRLYCEPYSLNPAPNKILPKIGFEFVKSYRCIPGFLNFEQEVNLWHLGANNLMEIYNEFKQ, via the coding sequence ATGCCTAATTCTAAACTCTCTGTCAGAGAAATCACTGCTGAAGATGTAGATAATATCGCCGACTATTGGCTTCAGTCAGATCCGGAATATTATTGCTCTATGGGATGTGATTTGACAAAGTTCCCTTCGAGATCTGAATGGAAAGAAATGTTGATTAATCAACTTTCAATGGACTATAGTCACAAAAAATCTTACTGCATTATTTGGCTTCTCAATGGTCAAGCGGTAGGACATTGTAATGTAAATAAAATAGAATTTGGTTTAGAAGCATATATGCATTTACACATTTGGACACAGACAGAAAGAAAAAAGGGCTATGGTGAGGAATTTGTAAAGCTTAGCCTTCCATATTTTTTCAAAAATCTCAAATTAGTAAGATTATATTGTGAACCATACTCATTGAATCCGGCGCCCAATAAGATTCTTCCTAAAATAGGATTTGAATTTGTAAAATCTTACCGATGCATACCTGGATTTCTAAATTTTGAACAAGAAGTAAATTTATGGCACCTGGGTGCAAATAATCTTATGGAAATCTATAATGAATTTAAGCAGTAG
- the lysS gene encoding lysine--tRNA ligase yields the protein MQHLSEQEIIRRQYLEEIQAMGINPYPAEAFDVNTSAKEIKEHFELRPDDFTAVSLAGRIMMKRVMGKASFAEIQDSSGKIQAYINRDLICPGENKDQYNVLFKKLCDIGDFIGVKGYVFKTQTGEISIHVSDFFFLAKSLHPLPIVKVDSEGKVHDAFLDPEARYRKRYVDLIVNPHVKEIFTKRSRLIARMRQYFDEKGWLEVETPVLQRIHGGAAARPFRTHHNALDLPLYLRIANELYLKRLIVGGFDGVYEFGKMFRNEGMDRTHNPEFTSMEIYVAYKDYLWMMEMVEQMLDKVVTEVNGSTEVSVGGKDISFKMPYRRISMYDAIQEYAGIDVQHLSEAELLNFCKIKHIEVDGTMGKGKLIDSIFGELVEHHLIQPTYITDYPIEMTPLAKKHRSKEGLVERFELYVNGKEIANAYSELNDPIDQRMRFEDQLSLSDRGDEEAMAMDEEFLQALEYGMPPTSGLGIGIDRLTMMLTGQEAIQEVLLFPQMKPEKGV from the coding sequence ATGCAACATCTCAGTGAACAAGAGATTATTCGGCGACAATATTTAGAGGAAATTCAGGCGATGGGCATCAACCCATATCCCGCAGAGGCTTTTGATGTAAACACTTCCGCTAAAGAAATTAAGGAACATTTTGAATTAAGGCCGGATGATTTTACAGCTGTTAGTTTAGCCGGAAGGATAATGATGAAAAGAGTCATGGGAAAGGCCTCGTTTGCTGAAATCCAAGACAGTTCTGGCAAAATTCAAGCCTATATAAATCGGGATCTCATTTGTCCTGGAGAAAATAAAGATCAGTACAATGTACTTTTTAAAAAGTTGTGCGATATAGGTGATTTTATTGGAGTTAAAGGATATGTTTTCAAAACTCAAACCGGGGAAATCAGTATACACGTTTCAGATTTTTTTTTCCTGGCAAAATCCTTGCACCCATTACCTATTGTGAAAGTTGATTCAGAGGGGAAGGTTCATGATGCATTTCTTGATCCTGAAGCCAGGTATAGAAAACGATATGTAGACCTCATCGTAAATCCACATGTAAAGGAAATATTTACTAAACGCTCTAGGCTAATTGCCAGAATGAGGCAGTATTTTGATGAAAAGGGATGGTTAGAAGTCGAAACTCCGGTTTTACAAAGAATTCATGGAGGGGCAGCCGCCAGACCATTCAGAACTCATCACAACGCATTGGATTTACCACTGTATTTAAGAATAGCCAATGAACTGTACCTGAAAAGGTTAATTGTTGGGGGATTTGATGGAGTTTATGAGTTTGGTAAAATGTTCCGCAACGAAGGGATGGACCGAACACATAATCCGGAATTTACCTCCATGGAAATATATGTAGCATACAAGGATTACCTCTGGATGATGGAAATGGTTGAGCAAATGCTTGACAAAGTAGTTACGGAGGTTAATGGAAGTACGGAGGTCTCAGTAGGAGGAAAAGACATTAGTTTCAAAATGCCTTATCGTAGAATTTCCATGTATGATGCGATTCAAGAGTATGCCGGAATTGATGTGCAGCATTTGTCCGAAGCTGAACTGCTTAACTTCTGCAAGATCAAGCATATTGAAGTAGATGGTACGATGGGTAAAGGCAAATTGATAGATTCGATATTTGGTGAACTCGTAGAACACCATCTTATCCAACCGACCTACATTACTGATTACCCAATCGAAATGACACCTTTGGCAAAAAAGCATCGTAGCAAGGAAGGATTGGTGGAAAGATTTGAACTCTATGTGAATGGAAAAGAAATTGCAAATGCATATTCTGAATTGAATGATCCAATTGACCAACGGATGAGATTTGAAGATCAGTTATCACTTTCTGATCGAGGTGATGAAGAAGCCATGGCGATGGATGAAGAATTTTTGCAAGCCCTTGAATATGGAATGCCACCAACATCCGGTCTTGGAATTGGAATAGATAGACTAACCATGATGCTTACTGGACAAGAAGCCATACAGGAAGTTTTACTTTTTCCACAAATGAAGCCTGAAAAAGGGGTTTAG
- a CDS encoding porin, with product MKYRLLCTILLCTLWGYSYAQMMDTSAKPAVKHSPKWFESIQIRGYAQVRYNRLLETNPDLKCEQCDKSWGDNGGFFIRRMRLIFFGQIHKQVYFYVQPDLASSASTTGLHFAQLRDAYFDVGIDRENEFRFRIGQSKVPFGFENMQSSQNRLPLDRADALNSAVSNERDLGVFFYWAPKKQRELFSSLVKDGLKGSGDYGVFGFGAYNGQTANKPELNDQLHLAARVSYPFKIKGQIIEPSIQAYSGKFVIPSDQLSNGVKRNKDLSYLDQRIAGTLVLYSKPIGILAEYNFGKGPEFNKETDSIEVRSLQGGFVTLNYMFKSKAQLIIPFLRYQYYDGGKKHEKDARSYEVNDLEFGVEWQPVKNFELVAMYTISRRRFEDFSLQDNFQKGNLLRLQAQVNF from the coding sequence AATCTTATTGTGCACTCTATGGGGCTATTCCTATGCCCAAATGATGGACACTTCTGCAAAACCAGCCGTTAAGCACAGTCCAAAATGGTTTGAATCCATTCAAATACGTGGATATGCACAAGTTAGATACAACCGACTTCTTGAAACTAACCCGGATTTAAAGTGCGAACAATGTGATAAATCATGGGGAGATAATGGAGGCTTCTTTATCCGTCGAATGCGATTAATCTTTTTCGGACAAATACACAAACAGGTTTATTTCTACGTTCAACCTGATTTGGCCAGCAGTGCCAGCACAACAGGTTTGCATTTTGCTCAATTGAGAGACGCTTATTTTGATGTAGGAATTGATCGGGAAAATGAATTCAGGTTCCGAATCGGACAGAGTAAAGTTCCATTTGGGTTTGAGAATATGCAGTCAAGCCAAAATCGACTGCCACTTGATCGCGCCGATGCTTTAAACAGCGCAGTATCTAATGAGCGGGATTTGGGAGTGTTTTTTTATTGGGCACCTAAAAAACAGCGGGAATTGTTTTCTTCTTTGGTGAAGGATGGATTGAAGGGTTCAGGGGATTATGGTGTCTTTGGTTTTGGAGCTTACAATGGACAAACGGCCAATAAACCTGAGTTGAATGACCAGCTCCATTTAGCAGCAAGGGTGAGTTACCCATTTAAAATTAAAGGTCAAATTATTGAGCCTTCCATTCAAGCCTATTCTGGAAAATTTGTAATCCCATCAGACCAGCTTTCCAATGGAGTTAAACGGAACAAGGATTTATCCTATCTTGATCAAAGAATAGCGGGGACTTTAGTTTTGTATTCGAAACCAATAGGGATTCTTGCTGAATACAATTTTGGTAAAGGTCCTGAGTTTAACAAAGAAACAGATTCCATTGAAGTTCGTTCTCTTCAAGGAGGTTTTGTTACCTTGAATTACATGTTTAAAAGTAAAGCACAACTCATCATTCCTTTCCTTAGATATCAATATTATGATGGAGGTAAGAAACACGAAAAAGATGCGAGATCTTATGAGGTGAATGACTTGGAATTTGGAGTTGAATGGCAGCCGGTTAAAAATTTCGAGCTTGTAGCAATGTATACAATTTCAAGAAGAAGATTCGAGGATTTTTCATTACAGGATAATTTTCAGAAAGGAAATTTGCTGAGATTGCAAGCTCAAGTCAATTTTTAA